One part of the Dermacentor andersoni chromosome 2, qqDerAnde1_hic_scaffold, whole genome shotgun sequence genome encodes these proteins:
- the LOC126542165 gene encoding chitotriosidase-1-like yields the protein MVALNVPRSPLTGLLSQKNAMHSRSQCSRRQPSPPTRAHGKVRQQNLIPPARVQFHHDGSAYEYCEPHCNDGARNEFPCCRQPAPQCMSTPPIETCSSETCSDPCAQEVGAPCAPTCPCASTDLAVMDGGPPEPAPNGPVPILVSAAPVDLPGSGTLFCVVFFLAVMFVAAIVVQIYLMHVNSYHDPFLSRFQDYERVDWPQHRQHNSAERKESSMPTQPTLPWKVNPGFGSRPHGSVSRRPHAYSNVGRSTQADDDRSVVGGRKPSVAPPPQLLRDYPLLLPRDYQGESKSICMFHATSSGRTRNGIHYKPWNFPYHLCTHVVYCCAGISAELEVISRHVDIDITEGFIASFTAMKMKNPYLRVYIGVGSDDKDRTAFAKIVASVGMRQQFAQNAVTWMRRAQYDGMVLYWKYPFMEQKAKLVDTMRYLRQALHGMDLTVGIVVPLDEMLRDRFNVSELSKSLDDYTILIDPIDTQGPSYDSTFVPFRDGTVRMYAGVFMSTLRYSSAGDDKTNDGRFQLCYMFPVNAVSFTLERAAQTEINAPTVGPGEPGQSTEVPGALAYDEVCSQTWENTRRVNYGVVSTRGNQWVVYQNRSSLHELLTALGYVTGPAKCFGIWDPFWDDFAGACGEGPYPLTRAIFAKVIGHKIPFKKKSNLWDLL from the coding sequence ATGGTGGCGCTGAACGTGCCGCGTTCGCCGCTTACTGGTCTCTTATCTCAGAAGAACGCGATGCACAGCCGATCACAGTGCAGCAGGCGGCAGCCGAGCCCCCCTACCAGAGCCCACGGTAAGGTGAGGCAACAGAATCTCATTCCTCCGGCAAGGGTTCAGTTTCACCACGATGGCAGCGCCTACGAGTACTGCGAGCCGCATTGCAATGATGGCGCACGCAACGAGTTTCCCTGCTGCCGCCAACCAGCACCGCAGTGCATGTCCACCCCTCCTATCGAGACCTGCAGCTCGGAGACGTGCAGCGACCCGTGTGCACAAGAAGTTGGGGCACCGTGTGCCCCAACTTGCCCGTGTGCTTCAACAGATCTGGCTGTTATGGACGGCGGACCACCAGAGCCGGCTCCCAACGGGCCCGTCCCCATCCTTGTGAGCGCTGCGCCAGTAGACCTGCCTGGCTCCGGCACTCTCTTctgcgtcgtcttctttctcgcCGTGATGTTCGTCGCGGCCATAGTGGTCCAGATATACCTCATGCACGTCAACTCCTATCATGACCCCTTCCTGTCTAGATTTCAAGACTACGAGAGAGTTGACTGGCCGCAGCATCGGCAGCATAATTCGGCCGAGCGCAAAGAAAGCTCCATGCCAACCCAGCCCACTCTTCCTTGGAAGGTGAACCCTGGCTTTGGCTCGAGGCCGCACGGTTCCGTCTCGCGTCGTCCCCACGCCTACTCGAACGTCGGCAGGAGCACTCAGGCTGACGACGATAGATCGGTCGTCGGAGGACGCAAGCCGTCGGTGGCGCCTCCGCCGCAACTCCTTCGCGATTACCCGCTGCTCCTTCCTCGCGACTACCAGGGTGAAAGCAAGTCTATCTGCATGTTCCACGCCACGAGCTCCGGTAGAACGCGCAATGGCATTCACTACAAGCCCTGGAATTTCCCGTACCACCTCTGCACGCACGTCGTCTACTGCTGCGCCGGCATCTCGGCCGAGCTGGAGGTGATTTCGCGCCACGTTGACATAGATATTACTGAGGGATTCATCGCGTCCTTCACCGCGATGAAAATGAAGAACCCCTACCTGCGCGTCTACATCGGCGTTGGCAGTGACGACAAGGACCGCACGGCCTTCGCCAAGATTGTCGCGAGCGTTGGAATGCGGCAGCAGTTTGCCCAGAACGCGGTGACGTGGATGCGCCGTGCACAGTACGACGGCATGGTCCTTTACTGGAAGTACCCTTTCATGGAGCAGAAGGCGAAGCTCGTGGATACGATGCGCTACCTGCGGCAGGCGCTTCACGGCATGGACCTGACCGTGGGCATCGTGGTGCCGCTGGACGAGATGCTGCGCGACCGCTTCAACGTGTCCGAGTTGTCGAAGTCACTCGATGACTACACCATCTTAATCGACCCCATCGATACCCAGGGACCCTCTTACGACTCTACCTTCGTCCCTTTCAGGGACGGGACGGTGCGCATGTATGCCGGCGTCTTCATGAGCACACTTCGATACAGCAGCGCGGGTGATGACAAGACGAACGACGGTCGCTTTCAGCTGTGCTACATGTTTCCGGTGAACGCCGTTTCGTTTACGTTGGAACGGGCAGCCCAGACTGAGATCAATGCTCCGACCGTGGGCCCTGGGGAACCCGGACAGAGTACCGAGGTTCCGGGTGCCCTCGCCTACGACGAGGTCTGCTCTCAAACGTGGGAGAACACGCGCCGTGTGAACTACGGCGTGGTCTCGACGCGCGGCAATCAGTGGGTGGTGTACCAGAACCGGAGCTCCCTGCACGAGCTGCTGACGGCATTGGGGTATGTCACAGGCCCTGCCAAGTGTTTTGGAATCTGGGACCCATTTTGGGACGACTTCGCGGGAGCTTGCGGGGAGGGCCCGTACCCACTGACACGGGCCATCTTCGCAAAAGTTATTGGGCACAAGATTCCCTTCAAGAAAAAATCGAATCTCTGGGACTTGCTTTAG